Proteins from a single region of Candidatus Neomarinimicrobiota bacterium:
- a CDS encoding aldehyde dehydrogenase family protein yields the protein TIYPYDPKKWNETLELVDTTSPYGLTGCVFAGDQEIIVKATQALTHSAGNFYINDKPTGAVVGQQPFGGGRASGTNDKAGSVLNLVRWISQRTIKETYDPPRDYRYPFMDEK from the coding sequence TGACCATCTATCCCTACGATCCCAAAAAGTGGAATGAGACACTGGAACTGGTGGACACCACGTCCCCCTATGGCCTAACAGGTTGTGTTTTCGCTGGCGACCAAGAGATTATCGTGAAAGCGACACAAGCCCTCACCCATTCAGCAGGGAACTTCTACATCAACGATAAACCGACGGGAGCTGTCGTCGGACAGCAACCTTTTGGGGGAGGAAGGGCGTCAGGCACCAACGACAAAGCGGGGTCGGTGCTTAACCTGGTCCGATGGATTTCTCAACGGACCATTAAGGAAACGTATGATCCTCCAAGAGATTACCGGTACCCTTTTATGGATGAAAAATGA